Part of the Gilliamella sp. wkB7 genome is shown below.
AAGTTAGTTGTTATATTCTTGTTGATTATTTAGTAAATCTATTATTATTGTGTCAAAGAACTCATCATTTTTTATTAACAGATCTTGCTATTTTTTTATAAAAAACGGTGTTTAATACTGTTAGATAGCATAAATTATCTCATTAATGCTCAAATCCAGTGAACCATGCAGATACTTGCTTGATAGCTAGGTGTTATATCGGTATGATTAGTGACATTCGATTATTTAAAATCAATTTTTGAAATTAATAACCGTTAAATATAGCTTGAATTGTTATCAAAAGTTGTCTGATTTAATATTGATTGAAATGGAAGAGGTTATTATGGCAAATCCTACTGGATCTTATGATTTGCGTGATGCAATTAATCAATTAGCACAAATCCCCGATCAACTGGTTACAACTGACACCCTTGTTGACCCTATGGCAGAATTAGCGGGTGTTTATCGGTTTGTTGGGGCAGGGGGAACGGTTAAAAGACCTACTCGAATTGGTCCTGCAATGATTTTTAATAAAGTAAAAGGATTTGATGATTTTAAAGTCTTAATTGGATTACTTGCTTCACGCAAACGAGTTGCACATTTATTTGGTTGTGAACCAGACAAACTCGCATTTTTACTAAAAGATGCAGTAAATAATCCCATAGCCCCGATAACGATTCCTCGTGAACTAGCAGTTTGTCAAGAAATCGTGCATAAAGCGACTGATCCTGATTTTGATATTCGTAAACTAGTACCCGCACCAACTAATACCGAAGAAGATGCCGGCCCATACATTACTCTTGGCATGCTCTATGCGAGCGATCCACAAACAGGTGAAAGCGATGTGACTATTCATCGAATGTGCTATCAAAGCAAAGACGAAATTTCAATCTACTTTGTTCCCGGACGACATATAGATGTATTTCGTGAAAAGGCTGAAAAAGCGGGTAAACCGTTACCTGTCTCAATTAGTATCGGTGTCGACCCCGTGATTGAAGTGTCTGCATGCTTTGAACCACCAACCACACCAATTGGTTTTGATGAACTTTCTATTGCTGGTGGCATTCGTGGGCGTGCAGTTGAATTAGTCGATTGCTTAACAGTTAATGCAAAAGCGATTGCTAATGCCGAAGTCGTCATTGAAGGTGAAATCTTACCAAATGTGCGAGTCGCTGAAGATCAAAACTCTCACACAGGTAAAGCAATGCCTGAATTCCCGGGTTATACTGGTCCTGCGAATCAATCATTACCCGTTATCAAAGTGAAAGCAGTTACTTATCGAAAAAATCCAATTTATCAAACTTGCATTGGACCAAGTGAAGAACATGTTAATATGGCGGGTATTCCTACCGAGGCCAGTATTTTACAAATGGTTGAGGCTGCGATGCCAGGTAAATTATTAAATGTTTACGCACATCGTTCTGGTGGGGGAAAATATTTAGCTATCTTACAATTTAAAAAATCTGTTCCTTCTGATGAAGGTAAACACAAGCAAGCTGCTATTTTAGCTTTTGCGGCATTTTCCGAATTAAAACATGTAATACTTGTTGATGAGGATGTCGATATTTATGATACTGATGATGTACTGTGGGCGATGAATACTCGTTTTCAAGGTGATATTGATATTTCAACAATATCAGGCGTTAGATGCCATCCGCTCGATCCATCTCAACGTCCAGAATATAGCCCGTTTATTAGGCAATTTGGTAGTTCGGCAAAAGTAATTTTTGATTGCACGGTGCCTTTTGCGTTAAAAGCAGAATTTGAACGAGCCCGTTTTAAAGAAGTTGATATAAAACGTTTTCTGCCAGATTTTGAATAAAATAGGAATGAATATGACTGTAAAGCGACTAGTAATTGGGATTAGTGGTGCAACAGGTTTTGCTTATGGTATTAAAGCGTTAGAGCTTTTAAAACCATTGGATATTGAAACACATTTAGTAATTTCAAAAGCGGCACAACTAACACGCTCTTACGAAATCCCTAATATGAGTTTGGCTCAGATTGAATCATTGGCGGATAAAGTTTATTCCGTCAATAATGTTGGCGCAGCGATTGCCAGTGGATCGTTTAAGACTATGGGCATGCTGGTTGCACCTTGCTCAATGCGCTCTTTAGCTGCAATTGCTCAGAGTTTATCGGATAATTTATTAACTCGTGCTGCAGATGTCGTACTAAAAGAGCGTCGCCGATTGGTATTAATGATAAGAGAATCCCCCCTACATTTAAGCCATATAAAAAATATGGAAATGGTCACTCTTATGGGAGGAGTAATTTTTCCACCAGTACCTGCGCTTTATCAGCATATTGACAGTATCGATGATATGATTACCCACAGTGTTGCACGAGCGCTTGATCTGTTTGATATTGATATACCGTCACTACCTCGCTGGGGCGAAGATATGCATTTAAATGTTAAGCCAGAATAATGTATGTTAATCGATCCCAAAATTCTTAAGTTTATCAGAAAAAACCATGTATTATCGCTGAGTGTCATTACTTCAGATAACTTACCGTGGGCGTGTAATGTGTTTTATGTATTGGATGAAGATCAGTTAAATCTCTATTTTTTAACTGAGTTAAAAACGGAGCATGCCAAGGCAATGCTAATTCAACCGCAAGTAGCGGGGACGATTGCCGTTACACCTAAAACCGTTGCTCAGATTCAGGGCATACAATTTCAGGCTCAAGCAACACAGTTGCAAGGTGAGCAAGCTAAAGATGCTTATAATCAATACTATCGTGCCTTTCCTTTTGCCAGAGTAATGAAAGCACCCATCTGGTCGTTACAGCTACAACAGATAAAAATGACGAACAATCTTTTAGGCTTTGCCCATAAGACTCATTGGCAAAGAAAGTGAATGCTAATGGATAGTTTTTAATTAATTAAAAGCTCAATTGCTCAAGATTAAACATGGCAGACTTTCTTCTTGTCAGGTTTTATGTGAGTTTTGCGGGTTATTTCGTTTCTGTTTAAATTAAGAATAAAATATCCAATCAATCATTATCTTTTACCAAATACTGCGTTATAAATAAAAATTATAACTATATATAAATATTTTATTTAACAGAAAAAATAGAGTTTTGTATTATACTTACCAACCTTATAATTTTATTATCTAAAAAAAAACAATGCATAAACTAGCCAATCGACTCGATCATTTTTCTGATTCAGTTATTCGTAGGATGACGCGAATTGCTAACCAATATCAGGCTATCAATTTATCACAAGGCTTTCCTGATTTTGATCCTCCAAAACAGCTTATTGATGCCCTTAAACAAGTAGCTGATAATGGGCCTCACCAATATGAGATCACGTGGGGATCGCAAGAATTTAGGCAACTGTTGGCCAAAAAACAGCAAAAGTTAATGAACATCGACATAAACCCAGATGAAAACGTATTAGTTACTTGTGGCAGTACTGAGGCAATGATGTGTGCGGTGATGGCGGTATGTAACCCAAAAGATAAAGTTATCATCTTTTCGCCTTTTTATGAAAACTATGGTGCTGATGCAATTTTGTCAGATGCAACGCCTATCTATGTACCACTTATTCCACCTACTTTCGAGTTTGATAAAAAGCAGCTCCGCGAGGCGTTTGAGCAAGGTGCTAAAGCATTAATTTTATGTAATCCGAGTAATCCTTGTGGCAAGGTATTTACTAAAGATGAGCTTGAATATATCAGTCAATTAGCAATTGAATTCGATGCTTATGTCATTACTGACGAAGTGTATGAACACATGGTCTATCCACCGCATAAACATCTCTATTTAGCGAGTTTTCCTGATATGCAACAGCGCACGATTAGTTGTAGTTCATTATCTAAAACTTATTCTATTACTGGTTGGCGTCTAGGCTATATCATAGCGGACAAACGCATCATTGATGGTTGCAAAATGATTCATGATTTTCTTACCGTTGGTGCTGCTGCGCCATTACAAAAAGCCGCTTGTGCAGGTCTATCATTAAGTGAGGAATATTATCAGCAACTCACCGAAACTTATATGGCTAAACGTCGCTTATTTTTACAAGGTTTAGATCAGATAGGCTTATCTTATTATGAACCGCAAGGTGCTTATTATGTATTGGTTGATATTTCTGGATTGAATCCATTTACCACTGATTTTGAATTTTGTGAATGGTTAATAAAAGAAGTTGGTGTAGCAGCTGTTCCTGGATCGGCTTTTTTTAAACATCCAGAATATCGCTATATTCGTTTTCATTTTGCAAAACAAGAACAAACCTTGATTGCAGCTTTAGATAGATTATCAAAACTTAAGGAAAAATTAACATGTTTAAAAAACTAATTACATCAACTATAGCCATATTTTCGGTTATGTTGTTATTAACAGGTTGTGACGATGCTAAAAAGGAAAACCAGATTACCGTTGGCGTAGCAGCAGGTCCATATGGTGATATGTTTAAACAAGCGATTGCACCAGGATTAGAAAAAAAAGGTTACAAAATTGAAATTCGAGAATTCAGTGATTATGTACAACCTAATCTGGCTTTAGCCAACAAAGATATTGATATTAATTTATTCCAACATTTGAGCTATCTTGAAAATTTCAAACAAGCACGTAATTTAGATATCTTAGCTGTTGGCTTTGTACCAACGGCTGGGGCGGGTATTTTTTCGAACAAGATCACCGATTTTTCGCAATTAAAAAAAGGTGATCAAGTCACCATTTCAAATGATGTCACTAACGAAGCGAGAGCGCTAAGAATCTTACAAGCAGCAGGTTTAATTAAGCTCGATCCTGCGGTTGATAAAAATAATCTAACACCAAAAAACATTATCGAAAATCCATATGAATTGGAAATTGTACCCATTGAAGCGCCACAAACGCCTAGATCACTGGATAATGTTGTTTTATCCGTTGTAAATGGAAATTATGCGATCGGTGCAGGTTTGGATCTATCTAAAGCACTTTATACAGAAATCCTTGATAAAGATCACAAAAACGTCATCGCGATTCGTACTGAATC
Proteins encoded:
- a CDS encoding pyridoxal phosphate-dependent aminotransferase — protein: MHKLANRLDHFSDSVIRRMTRIANQYQAINLSQGFPDFDPPKQLIDALKQVADNGPHQYEITWGSQEFRQLLAKKQQKLMNIDINPDENVLVTCGSTEAMMCAVMAVCNPKDKVIIFSPFYENYGADAILSDATPIYVPLIPPTFEFDKKQLREAFEQGAKALILCNPSNPCGKVFTKDELEYISQLAIEFDAYVITDEVYEHMVYPPHKHLYLASFPDMQQRTISCSSLSKTYSITGWRLGYIIADKRIIDGCKMIHDFLTVGAAAPLQKAACAGLSLSEEYYQQLTETYMAKRRLFLQGLDQIGLSYYEPQGAYYVLVDISGLNPFTTDFEFCEWLIKEVGVAAVPGSAFFKHPEYRYIRFHFAKQEQTLIAALDRLSKLKEKLTCLKN
- a CDS encoding UbiD family decarboxylase; this encodes MANPTGSYDLRDAINQLAQIPDQLVTTDTLVDPMAELAGVYRFVGAGGTVKRPTRIGPAMIFNKVKGFDDFKVLIGLLASRKRVAHLFGCEPDKLAFLLKDAVNNPIAPITIPRELAVCQEIVHKATDPDFDIRKLVPAPTNTEEDAGPYITLGMLYASDPQTGESDVTIHRMCYQSKDEISIYFVPGRHIDVFREKAEKAGKPLPVSISIGVDPVIEVSACFEPPTTPIGFDELSIAGGIRGRAVELVDCLTVNAKAIANAEVVIEGEILPNVRVAEDQNSHTGKAMPEFPGYTGPANQSLPVIKVKAVTYRKNPIYQTCIGPSEEHVNMAGIPTEASILQMVEAAMPGKLLNVYAHRSGGGKYLAILQFKKSVPSDEGKHKQAAILAFAAFSELKHVILVDEDVDIYDTDDVLWAMNTRFQGDIDISTISGVRCHPLDPSQRPEYSPFIRQFGSSAKVIFDCTVPFALKAEFERARFKEVDIKRFLPDFE
- a CDS encoding MetQ/NlpA family ABC transporter substrate-binding protein, which gives rise to MFKKLITSTIAIFSVMLLLTGCDDAKKENQITVGVAAGPYGDMFKQAIAPGLEKKGYKIEIREFSDYVQPNLALANKDIDINLFQHLSYLENFKQARNLDILAVGFVPTAGAGIFSNKITDFSQLKKGDQVTISNDVTNEARALRILQAAGLIKLDPAVDKNNLTPKNIIENPYELEIVPIEAPQTPRSLDNVVLSVVNGNYAIGAGLDLSKALYTEILDKDHKNVIAIRTESKDTLGKDIIDVLKSDEYLQVIEDKNGIFYTFQKPDYQLF
- a CDS encoding pyridoxamine 5'-phosphate oxidase family protein codes for the protein MLIDPKILKFIRKNHVLSLSVITSDNLPWACNVFYVLDEDQLNLYFLTELKTEHAKAMLIQPQVAGTIAVTPKTVAQIQGIQFQAQATQLQGEQAKDAYNQYYRAFPFARVMKAPIWSLQLQQIKMTNNLLGFAHKTHWQRK
- a CDS encoding UbiX family flavin prenyltransferase, whose amino-acid sequence is MTVKRLVIGISGATGFAYGIKALELLKPLDIETHLVISKAAQLTRSYEIPNMSLAQIESLADKVYSVNNVGAAIASGSFKTMGMLVAPCSMRSLAAIAQSLSDNLLTRAADVVLKERRRLVLMIRESPLHLSHIKNMEMVTLMGGVIFPPVPALYQHIDSIDDMITHSVARALDLFDIDIPSLPRWGEDMHLNVKPE